The Malus domestica chromosome 08, GDT2T_hap1 genomic interval ATAcaactttaggtggttccgacttatgtgcagaaaaCCAGTTGATGAGCTATAGATctagccgtacaggtcacgttaggtgactccggatGGCATACCATTTCAGATTGTGAAATTGTTATTTCGAATGTGATTTTGAGATATAGACATGcctgctattttctgggaattatacaggttttacggttaggggttactacttttgataattgaaatggatttgaaaagctttgtttttgtccactcacactttctgttttgcgcccctccaggttttaggtaggattgcttgttggtggctcacgaggaatcGACGGCAGTTCTGACAGATTATCACTAATGTAGGACCATCTCtaatattgtataattagtattgtcctgctggactgcacttaggctatctACGCTCTGATTATTTGTAATCACACCTAAATCTCGACACTCGCATTTCTATATCCTTATCACTTCCGCActgcgcacatggctacgtcaccctcacgtaatggtcagcatgcctcgatctaggtcggggtgtgtcacaggGCATGCCAAAAAGTTCCATTTGCTTCATCTTAGAGAATGAGGTTGACTTTGTACCAACATTTGGAAACTGAACTTGATGAGATTTTTGAGAGTCACAGATTGCCACAAACTCAATATGTAAAAAAGTACAATCAAAACAGACACATGTAGGGTAACTTTATAGAATTATATAACCATCACATGTAACCAGAtataagaaaagagaaaaaggaaaaggaaacaaagggaagttttttttttttttttttttttggccacagcaggaaaaaaattataagatTTAAGTTTACATGACTTAAGTCAGACAAAAACACAAAGCAAAGAGAAGACAAtgataacaaaaataaattttcgaACAATAGCTTGTTTAGCAACCATTCTGTACATCCATTGTAAAAATGCTTTATAAtcccaaatttaaaattttttaaagtGTGATTGCGTAAATTATcaaactaaatttgtatatcCGTACTGAACGTCAATAACCTTCTCTATATTTATTTGTTCCAATTAGTTAATGACAACAAACAACACAGCACCAAGAAAGAGCAAATTTTTGGTAGCCTCGCTTTAAATATTCGATTTAACATTACCAAGGCGTTGGAATCTGGTAAGGATGTTTTTGGCAAATGAGCTACCCGGTGGTTAGATCCTTGTGCATCTGTTTTACACAGTTCGGGTAAACACTGTACCACCAATCAAAGCATGTGTCAAAACGCTAACAGATGCTCGACACATAAATGTATCATCCTGTAATATGTTTTGTCACACATTTGTAACAGTCAGAACAACAACATAATTTAGTTTtgttaaaaatacaaaattttgagagaacacaaaaaaccaaaattagtttttatacctTGTGCAACTCCGGATCTGAAGAAGCTAATTCATCAATCGTAACCTTTCTAGCATTCTGCAAAACTTCATCCTCGTTGCTTGTTTTGAAGAGGGAGGCATTATTTTTAAGATAACCAACAATACGTAGATACTCTTCTTTTTAAAATGTTGGGACAATCAGCTTTATGATGTGATGCATTTCAAACCAACTAACTCATTCATAACACAATATTGATCATTTTCAAactattaataaaaaaactgaCCATGCTCAAATCTACTTAACACATATGGctgaataaaaaagaaaataaagttaGAAAATGATCAGTAGGGGTGACTAATCACTCATGTATTAAGATACTTGTAAACTAAtcgatgaagaagaaggaaaacatATAACGACAAATCGGGCCAAAGACATATAATAGATTGCAGAACAATGAAACATCtagaaaatttaaacaaaacaaCTTCTGCACAAACCAAAATAAATAGCCAAAAATAagtttttaagaaaacaaaataccCAAGTAGAGCTTCAGTTTTAGACTTGTGAAAACAACAACAGCTGGCAAAAAAAAAGTCTTCGTTGGCTAAGAAGAAAAAGCTTCTCTGACGTTTGCCCACAACGTAACCATCAGTTCCTCTTTTCTGTTGACAAAGGGaacaacaaataaaattttcactttttttttttttacagcagCAAAGTaacaaatattgaaaagaaTTGCGAAGAACATCCATAAGAAAAAAACCCTTATCTTTTGGATACGGACGTCACATTTGTATGCAATCCTCTGATTAATCTGTTTAGGTTCACGATGTTGCACAACGCTTATACAGCCAATGACATCTTATTATTTAAAAGATAAACACATGCAGATCGTTAAAGTCCATTTTAGAAAACAAATGTAAACACACTTTAACCCATGTACATGCACATATACATTAACAGTACTTGTGAGAATATCAACTATGTTCAAGCGAGGATATAGTGTGTTATAATCTTATAGAAAAAATCGATGGCGAGGGATAGGCGGGAAGACGCtcattaatttttaaaacactgTTTTTGAGCTGAACAAAACCTGAGTTTCATGCAACACTACCCTGTATTGTCTTCTAATTCTAGCAGTCCGAAAATCGGTGATTTCTTAGCATCCACTGGTCTCAATTTTGGAGGCCATAACATCATGATCAACATCCGGTGTACAACCCTCCACAACATGTTGCTTCACATTGTattaaaaaagaggaaaaaaaaaagtcagaaAATCGGTCGATAAAGAAATGAAAACACATATCATGCGCAACACAAACAACATCACATTAATCAAAGTGTTACCATAAGCAAACACAATGAATCAAAATAGTTAAATTATTTCAGGTAAGATGTAAACAAAAATCCAGGGGCGCACAAAAAAATTGAGACGGAAAAAGCCACGTGTCAATCATAAGCGAAGAAGCCGAAAAATTGagggaaaaaaaacaagaaaaagaagagagggaACAGATGGTGGATGCACAATCCCGAGATGAGCAGTCTACTCAGTTAATTGTCACTGTCTCTACTTTTGTTTAAAGAAATCAAACAACGATTTCTCACCGCTTCGTAACCTAATATACAGTGCAGGGAAGTGTATTTCTGAACAGTTCCTGGGATCGTGGATTTCCAAATACTGCATATTCGAACTTTGATTTTGTCCACCTTCGTATATGGTCTTAACCGATCAATAGGAGTTGGACGCAAGCTTTCCATTTATCCTATGAAGAGGAAATTGCAACGACACATCAGAAATTCCcacaaaaccaagaaaataaaaaacaatgaaaattataaacaacgtgcaatttacttatccatgtTCTGCAAGAAAGAGACAAAGAGTTTGGCAAGCACCAGTATCTACCAGAATTGCAAAACAGAAGACATGAACAcaaaattgattaaaaaaagAAGGCTCCAGAGCCTACAAACAGAAAATAACAATctaaacacataaacaaaacgTCTAACATGAGggccaaaaaaacaaaagggaaaaatTTCAAACAGAAGAGCGACCTATTTGATGTCTACATAACAATTGCATAAATTTAATACCTTTGAATGCAATATACAACGCAAAACAGATAGGTGGATTGCGGATCCCTCCAAGCACACCACCAAATAACAAATAATTTTCACCAAAGCAATGGGATACCCTGGTTTTGACACCAAGGCACGAAGCCAAACCCACCGAACCATTTTTTGTGATTTCTTTGTATCAAAGAATCGTATGAATGGTTGATTCCTACGTAATACACTTTacttttgatttgatcaaaagaGTTTTACCAAACCAAGAGAGGGAGGGAAATGGCGGTAACATCCGAAATGAGCATTGGGTTGGGCCAACGCTACAACGGCCAAtgaaattgaatgaattgagCGAAGGCTCGACCAGCCATGGGGTTGTCTTTTGTTTCCGTTACTCATCCATGTTTTGCAAGAAAGAGACGAACAGTTGTTTGGCAAACACCAGTATCTACCAGAATTGCAAAACAGAAGACATGAACccaaagttgatttaaaaaaaaaaaaaaaggctccaGCCTAGAAACAGAAATAACAACCGTAACACATAACCCAAAGTTGTTCGATTCTCTATACTGTATGGATGCTTAAATTATGTAGTGATTTTTGTGAAGTGCGACTGATTTTCGTCTTTTATTCTCCAAGATTCGAAAGAAACCGTTGCAGGAGAAAGACCTGGAGCCTCCTAGATCAATCATGGAAGTCCAGTCGATGCTTTGCAAGGATGCGGCTAATAACAAGGATAATACCTATTACTGTAACTGTTCACCGGTTAGCTGAAAGCATCGGCATGAAAAATGCAGGGCGTACCAGTGCCGATAAGGTATTTTTTGCACACTGAATACGAGATTCAGAATCAAATTCGAACATTAGCGGTGAAAGCGATCACTACATAACTTAAACAAAGCTGTACCAGAACATAGTGATTTCAACCTTTCATGACAACTCTGACATACAAATTCCAGTGAACTTCTGAACGTCACGATACATAAACCGCAAAATCCAAGCCGCACTTACATTACCTCGTACCTCACCTTGTCAAATTGGCTCACAAGGCAAATATTAAAACAGGATTCAGACATTAGACATTTCAACTGTAACTAACTCCTCCACCACGTACAACCTCACCAATGCGGTAAGCTTTATTTGCTCCGTTTGCCTCCTCAAGTATTCTATGAGCTGCCTCTCGACTCACAACAAGAACCATCCCAACACCCATGTTAAACGTTCGCATCATCTCGGCCTCTTCTATTCTTCCAGCCTAGTGatagaaattaaaaacaatCAGAAAACAATAGAGTTCATAGTTTCAAGATGCCAGCTCAAACAGATTTATATAATACAAGTTTGAAATCCGAAATTGGGTTTGCTGGatgttatatatatttatacctcTTGGATCCATTTGAAAACAGCCGGGACTTCCCAAGAACCATTATAGATGACAGCGCCCAGGCCTTTTGGAAACACTCGAGGTATATTGTCTGTGAAACCACCCCCCGTGATGTGGGCTATCCCCTTTACGCCTCCCTTGCTGATTATGTCAAGGACCTGTTATTGGTGCATGGAAAAAAAGAGAGCATTTTCAGCAACTAGCAAAACACCCAATGATAAGCAAAGATGCAAAATAATTGGATGCACGGTTTAGCGGTCACCTGCTTAACGTATATCACAGTTGGggccatcaaagcttcacctaatgTAATATCTTCTCCGGGTAGCTGATCCTTCAGAGAAAGACCGCTGTGCGCCAGAACCCTGCAAAGATACACCGGAAAAAAATTCTTCAGGCTAATTGCGTCTGTTACAATAGCATATGAAAACCAGTAAGAACTAATTTCATTTGACAGGACCAACCTTCTTACGAGAGAAAAACCATTAGAATGAACCCCACTGGAGGGTAGGCCAACGAGGACATCTCCAGCCACAATGTTTTTCCCATCAATCACTGCATCTTTATTCACAGTTCCAACAGCAAAACCACTGAGGTCATACTCACCATCTGCATAAAATCCTGGCATCTCTGCAGTCTGAAAACATATGCAATTCATTGATGCCCTACCTTATCCAAAATATGTAATAACATGTGCAAAAAATAAGAACAAACACCATACACAGACAAATTAACCGCAATTATATATGCTCGGTACATGCAATTCAGCGAGCCTCTACCTTATCAAAGTATTAACATGTGTGTGGGACAAAATGCTATATATCCAAATAAACAGCAAAAATATATGCTTGATATACATATTAACATACGAACTGATTCTTAAGCATGCGTACCTCTCCACCTAAAAGAACACAGTCAGATTGTTGGCAACCATCGACAATACCCTTTACAACCTAGAAAAGgtaaaacaaacacaaaacttGAGTAAGCTTCAATCAGTGATATGTATTTACACAACCCAAGCAACTCAGGCACTGTGAGCTCTACCTTTTCAGCAAGATCAACATCGAGGCGGCTTGTAGCATAGTAATCAAGGAAAAATAACGGCTTAGCACCAGAAGTAACAATGTCATTGACACTCATAGCAACCTGCGAATCGAGATTAATTAGCACAGAAGTAACAAATCGATGACAATTGTGTACCACATGACAATTCACTTGAAAACAAAATCAGCATTACCAAATCAATACCAATGGTATCGTGAATTCCAGTATCGAAAGCAAGCTTAAGCTTCGTCCCGACGCCATCCGTCCCGGCAACAAGGTATTTATCATCTGCAATCACCACAAAAGTTCATCAGCCCAAAGTAATCCAAAATTCAAACAAACAGAGCACAGATCACCCCAAGTAATCAAAAACTCAAACAGCTAGAATAACAATATTCGTACCGAAAGGGAAAAGACCCCCAAAACCTCCAATCCCGGGAGCCATTTTTTTAATTCGCCGAACAAGTTCCGCGCCGGCGTCAATATCAACACCGGCGCCCTTATACGTCAGACCGTCATAGCCGCTGCCACTTTCTCCGGACTCGTTTTTGGAGGCTGAAAGCACGTGGGTTTTCCGGGAAGTTTCGGGGGAGGAAGACATGGACAGGGCGGAGAAGGCGGCGGAGTGAGACCCAGGTGGGAGTGTGCATAGTTGGGTTTGGGCGGAGTTGGGGGTGGAGAAAGAGGGTCTGGGCGAAGTGGGCAAGCAGCGAGAGAGCTGAGTGTTTGGTTTCAAGGAGGAGACCATGGTAACTGAGTGAGTAGCTGGGTTTATGCCGAAAGCGACTGAGCTCACAAAGAGAGAGTGGCGGGAATAAAACGCGAGCTGAAGCAATGGCTCCTTGGCTAGGGTTGTTGTTTCGTAAATTTACctctcaaccaaaaaacaaaaaaggcgCTTTTGctagggtgtattcaattgagaatttgagagattttaatagatttataaatccattaatttttatggattttaattaatttgtagagattccatataaaattttgattcaattctcttgaaatctcatgggaaatctcatgggaagaggtgagatttgttgatgcttaaaatacactatgaaatctctccaattccctctaattcctcaactttctcaaattctttaaattcaatttctaattgaatacacctggaatgttctaaacttctttaaaatccctattgaatacacccggatttctaaggattttaataaactatcttaaaattctaattcaaTACATCTTGAATTTTAGAGAATCACTGAAAATCCTGATTAAATAcgtctaaattcattaaaagaattaaaatctctcaaaatccaaattgaatacaccccccctTAATTATCTTTTTGCCTTTGCAACTATTTTGGAATTGGATTTTGTCCAATACGTAAGTCATATTTTCAATAAActtaacaaggaaaggaaaaTGTCACTAATTACTATGGTCTGACGATAttcatctttatttgtaagtgagaggctTTAGGTTCAAATATCATAGATGGTgaattcgatactaaattagATTACCCATTGCGTGGCTTAACCGAACTccttattttttaatgtaaaatatattgttgtactagaaaaacaaaagaaaggaaagaggATTTACCCAAACTACAAGAATCCCATGATACCTAGTGATTTGGATGGCCTTGATTACATTTGGGACTATGGCCTTGCCTCCATTCACCAACATAGGACCATCCACTTCTACAAAATCATGCTACAAAAACATATTACAATAAGAGAGAAAGATCAATCAAAATAGATTACCCTAGAAAATTTGCATGCGCGATGTTGCAGGACTTGAATGCATGACGTTGAACTGCATGATTAAGATACATTTTACCTGAATAAATTCAATATAATCAAGAATGAAGAGAGGGATAGATGAGTGAATGAGGTCGGTAAGatatttaactttgtttttatatacattcaactTAGCTTATATGAAAAGACATTGTATAATTAACATAACGAAACAGAACGTTTTGGTTCcctaataaaaagaagaaacataAGTAACATGTAGTTCACACAAATCTTGCCCCTGTAGTAAAGGTGGCAAAATATATATCCTATAGGTTAGGCACATGTTTGGGCAACtgacaaaaaaatataaaaatagtttTCTTCTTATTCTAGCATCATAGTTTTCAAGCACAAAcgtgcaaagtaaaaaccatgCAAGATGCCCGTTTCCTTAAGAAACAGAAGTAACATGCTGTCCACACATATTTTGCCATTACAGTTAAGATGGAAAAATATATGTCTTGTAGGGTTGGTTAGCTGTTTCAGTAgttaacaaaaaacaaaaagagtgtTTCGTTGTTGTTAAAGCAGCTAAGTCCTGAAGCTAAAATGTTGAAAGCCAAAAACATGTTGAAAGCCATGTTGCAATCGATCACGGAGATTGCGATGTTGACTTTTTTTAGAGTGGACATCTTCTGCACTATagcaaaaaatataaatcatagTTTAAGAAATGCTACTATGATGTTTGTTATGTAGGCGTTTGCTGgaaaaacaaattgtaatttacCTATCTGTCTGTTGGTTCAATTTTGGGGACAACCAGATTGTGGAATTCTTTAGCAATTCTGGTAGAATTGGTTGTCTCTGTTTGGTCGCCGCGAGGTTTTTTGCTGTGAATCAAGGAGAGAGAAACGCGAGAGTGATGAAAGAGTGCAAAACAATGGTGTGAAGGTTTTTCATGAGTAGCAATACATATTCGTATACCTAAGAGAAGCATGGTTTGTAAGATTTGCACATGAGATTTTAAAGCAAGCCTTTCAGATTTGTTCGTTTCATCAAGAAACAACGCTCATTTTGAAGTCTTTGTGGGTGCAACTGACTGGGGTTATTGATCTAGTCTCTGGGAAGACATCAATGGGTTGGGGGTCACTTCAGTCATAATTTGTTTTCCTAAGGTGGCATCAGGTGTTTTTGGTGTGactaagacctagtttgggagtgaggtgcttgaaaaaaaaacacacatgaaaaaaagctgtgggggttttaggtgtttggtaaactgaaaaaaaaggcttattttggaagctgctgtgagaataagctgaaatcaaggaaaaagttgaagctgctatttgcagctttggaaaactggttttttttcaaagcacatggagctacaatgcttctttaatgaaaagacccactattagactgcttttttttccaaaagcacttttacaaaaaaatttaccaaacactctgctgatttatttcacagccgcttattctcacagcacagccacttattctcatagcagttttttttcaaagcacatcaataccaaaccagccataAGGCAGTTATTGGGCTTAAGATCGGTTGGTCTTGGAGTAGTCCACGGACAATGAAGTCTGTCTTCCCGAAGTCAATGTTTTGATTTCTAAAAGAGAGcttaaattgttttgtctcgCCAACCAAATTTTTCAGAGTTGGCGGAACTACGAAAGGATCCTCATATCCATCCTTTATCACCAGAGTGTGGCAAGAAACACGAAGTATTTTTTCGGCATGCCTTCATATCATGAGGAAGTTGTGCTGATTTATACTATCTTCCACAATTAGATCTATTTTGAACCTAGGCAAGATGAGGATATTTGGTTGTTAGGCAAACATTACTGCTAATAGCAATCTTGTGGGTAATCTAGCAAATGCAGTAGAACCACCGTAATGCAAGCTATGCATGTATAAAATGGACATAAAGACACAAATTATATAGAATTAATTTACCTCAC includes:
- the LOC103441654 gene encoding phosphoribosylformylglycinamidine cyclo-ligase, chloroplastic/mitochondrial-like; protein product: MVSSLKPNTQLSRCLPTSPRPSFSTPNSAQTQLCTLPPGSHSAAFSALSMSSSPETSRKTHVLSASKNESGESGSGYDGLTYKGAGVDIDAGAELVRRIKKMAPGIGGFGGLFPFDDKYLVAGTDGVGTKLKLAFDTGIHDTIGIDLVAMSVNDIVTSGAKPLFFLDYYATSRLDVDLAEKVVKGIVDGCQQSDCVLLGGETAEMPGFYADGEYDLSGFAVGTVNKDAVIDGKNIVAGDVLVGLPSSGVHSNGFSLVRRVLAHSGLSLKDQLPGEDITLGEALMAPTVIYVKQVLDIISKGGVKGIAHITGGGFTDNIPRVFPKGLGAVIYNGSWEVPAVFKWIQEAGRIEEAEMMRTFNMGVGMVLVVSREAAHRILEEANGANKAYRIGEVVRGGGVSYS